From the Candidatus Latescibacter sp. genome, the window GCAAGACCATTGAAATGGCCCGCATTCTCCGGCAACGATCTACTTCCGCTGAAAATGCTTTCTGGGAAGCTGTGCGTGGGCGGCGGTTCAAAGTGCTCCGGTTCCAGCGTCAGCACCCCATTCGATTTGAGATGGATGGGCGTTGGCGGAGTTTCATCGCCGATTTTTTCTGTTTCGAACATCGGCTGGTGGTGGAAATCGACGGCGGGATTCATGAACAGCAGAAAGAATA encodes:
- a CDS encoding endonuclease domain-containing protein — encoded protein: MSKTIEMARILRQRSTSAENAFWEAVRGRRFKVLRFQRQHPIRFEMDGRWRSFIADFFCFEHRLVVEIDGGIHEQQKEYDELRTYIINTLGYRVSRFTNEDVESNPEFVLSELGKALNL